The Bos indicus x Bos taurus breed Angus x Brahman F1 hybrid chromosome 3, Bos_hybrid_MaternalHap_v2.0, whole genome shotgun sequence genome segment TAGTCCCTGACTCAGGGTGACTTTTTTTTATCACCTAGAACCTGTTGAGGAAGGGGATGTTCTCTTGTGATTAAACAGATACTATGCACTAAGAAGTCCATGCTTGATAGGTTAGTCTTCAACTAAACATCTCTGACTTCTCTGGTGAGTCACATGTGCTGAATTCTCTCCATTCACTAAATTCTAAGATGCTTAGGATAAGAGACCTTTGcttactttattatattttatgcaTTATTCGCAGGTCACATAAGCTCACTCAAGTAAGTTGAACATATGAATGAGTTTTATAATGAATGTCTGTGCCCTCTAGTGGATTTCATGGACGTCTAAATACAGCCCAagacgcacacacatacacacagattccACTCATTACAAGCCTCCCctccgcaccccccacccccgcacccccaTCGCAGCTCCACACATTCTCCATCTAGGACACATAGACCTGTATATACTCAACTGTGACTCTTCTATTTTTCAGGTTGTGAAGAAATATGGGAACATTATTAGGCTAGATTTTGGTGTAATTCATTTCATCGTTATAACTGGATTGCCCTATATCAAAGAAGCCCTTGTCAACCAGGAACAAAACTTTGTAAACCGCCCCATGATACCTCTTCAGAAACATATCTTTAACAATAAAGGTAAGTTCCAAGACCAAAATAAGAAGCATATATTTGATATTCCTGTGGCCTCTGAAATTGCTTCCAACACTCCCAGGACCAGGCCCCTCATGGAATCTCTGCCCCTCAAGGAAATGGAGTGGCCCCATTTCCTGTTGAAGTCACCTCCTCAGGGAACCTGGCCAGGTCAGCTCTAATGTCAGGGATTTGGGAGAAGTGGCATCACCTGCATGAACTCACTCTGGGTGTTTTGATAAATAAGTATCCTCATCACTCAGTGATGTGAtgtgtttttttaagaagaagaaaggcaatgctgtgTTCTCAGGctctcttctattttctcattcaaATCTTCAAATCTTGTCCCCTAGGAAAATATGTAGATCAGTTTCCTCGTACTGACTTTGTGATCCCTTCTTGCCTCTAATTCCTTGTGCTCTGTTATTAAAGCTGTGCCTCACAAAGTATCTCGAGCTTTCTGTCAATGGAAGAGTTTGGCATGAATACTTAAAAAGATCATAAAATAAACTTGGTAAATTAACTTAGATTTTCACAAATCTGAATGAAAAGCTAAAGTCAATTCTTATACCaaagcactctttttttttaccCCCAGGGGTTTCTCGATTCCTCTTTGAAATATTGCATCTATTAACTCTATGTCCATTTATTCTATGTCTGTAATGTGAACCTAGTGGCTGGCTCTAGTGATAAAACGGTGAGTAGAACAGACAAAATCCTTGGTTTTCTATAACTTACAAGTGACTAAGAAAGACGATATCAATTACACAAATCATTTAAGGCTATGAAGTGTTACGAAGAGCAGGGTTCATCTATTATGGGTATCTAATCTAGTCCTGAGACTCAGGAGAAGctaatgaagttaaagacaattGATAAAGTGAAGAAGCAATCCAGAAATCCAGTGATGAAGCAATCCGGAATAGAATATGAAAAGTCTCTGAAGTGGGAAGGACAGTAAACTGAGGAATTGAAAGAGGGCCAGTGTAGTACACACAGGGATTAAATGGAGATAATTAAGTGGAGATAAAGCTGGGGAGTTTGGCCAGAAACAGTTCATCCAAATTCTTGTTAAGGATGTTGTTTTTTATCCTAATAACAATGGAGGCTCCTGAATGGTTTCAGTAGAGAAAGGAATCACCATATTTACATTGTACATTTTAGAGACTTATCTAAGCTGCAATAAAAGGAGCAAGAGACTATGGAGTCTTGGAGGTTAGAGGAGGTGGTGGCCTGGATGAGGGAGGTGGCAAGAAATGATAGCATAGTGAGTTAGACCAGGAAAGTGACTGTGAAGATACATGGATTTAAGCTACTCAGGAGGCAAATCCAATAGGACATGATGACCTAGACAGAGGGACAGTGAGGTGCTGAGGTAGACACCCAAATGGGTAGGTAAAGGAAAGAAGGGTCATGTGAAGGAGGACAGATGTTGACTGGCCTGAGTGGGGAGTTGTATGGAGCAAACCATGAATTCAGTCATTGATATGCTGAGTGTGAAGCCAGGAGAGACAAGCAGCAGGGAATTGTGTAAGCACCTGAAGCTGAGAGACAATAGCACATGTTAACTATCAGTAGATGTCATTTGAAATTTTGGAGTGGAGATTTCCTAGAAATGGAGGATGGGGTAAGAAGAGAAGAGGCTTCGGACCTAATCTTGAAGAGCTCCATCATTTCAAAATTAGATCAAAGAAGATAGTTAACCAAAGGTATGATAATTTCTCTGAAGTCAGCGAATTAGCAGAAAAATCTGGAGAGTGTGATGTTCTGGGCTCCATTGGCAGAGAGTGTTTCAAGAAGAAAGCATCTCATGCTGCTGAGACATCAAGATGAAGCTGAAAAGGACCCTGGATTGAACAGTAAGAAGAGCCATTTCACTAAGGTGATGGAAGCCAAAGGGAGATATTAGAAGGAGTTGAAGTGTAagatgaaaggaagaaataagaggACGGTGGCCTCACcagtgttataaaataaatgcctTTATACGATGGCATATTAAgacatattcttttttcctttttctgtggtATTCTTTCTGCACAGTGTTCACATTTCTTTGTGTTCTTGGgtgatttatttatctttttaaggtCTTTTGTCCTTATGAGTATTGATTTTGTATAATCCATAAATTCATACTTAATATGTAGCATAGCAAATTCTTAAATATGGTTATGTGACAAGTAATCAAAGTGTGGGTTTTGGAGTCAGGCAGACTTGAATTTGAATGCATGTTCAGGTGTATACTGACTCTATGACCTTTTACAGTGTGATTTATCCTTTGAGACTCATTTTTCTCATCATCAAAATTGGGAGGCTTTTTTGGCAGTAATGGTTATACTTACATCAGAGAAATTCCATGAGTACTAAATTACATAATGCATTAAAAATGCTAATGTGCCCAGCATTGCAAGCAATCAGTAAATTCAAGCCATTATATCCGTTGCTTAGAGATTATTTCTCTGAATAATTTTCAAGTGCCTTAAAGtgcttctccttccttccatctgaTAGGTTATCACCCATGGACCTTGTTGCCTTGCTTTTCATAACATTGTATTCATTTTCCCAGGCTTGGTCAGGTCCAATGGCCAGGTATGGAAAGAGCAAAGAAGGTTCACCCTGACAACTCTGAGGAACTTCGGTTTGGGAAGGAAGAGCTTAGAGGAACGCATTCAGGAAGAGGTCACCTACCTCATCCAGGCAATAGGAGAGGAGAACGGTGAGCCAGTCGTAGGACAGATGCAGGTTCATGCTTTCACTAACTGTGAAACCACTAACTGTGTTTCATGCTTTCACTAACCAGAAGCTCATCAGTACCTACATGTCTGTCCTAATACCAGCACTTTGTAGGGTCCTAGGGTCATAGTCCTGGTGGTGGTTCTATTGTCTTTATGTCAAACATCATATAGAGTAGACTTTTAGTGGCATGAGAAAGAAACCTATCTGAAGGCTCCatctcttctcctgcctccaggaCAGCCTTTTGACCCTCACTTCATAATCAACAATGCCGTTTCCAATATTATTTGCTCCATCACCTTTGGGGAGCGGTTTGACTACAAGGATGATCAGTTCCAGGAGCTGCTGAGGCTGCTGGATGAGATCTTGTGTATTCAGGCATCAGTGTGCTGCCAGGTAAAACAGTTCACATTTCATGTCTTGAAAAAAATATTGGGTTGATGTCAGAATCAGATGAGATGGAGTCACTCTTTCCTTTTTAGCTGAAATCTAATCTTTTTCAACACAAGCTTATTTGAAATCAATCTGTTGATTTTACTGTTTTTGGGTAATATTGTTTAATATTTACTATGGACAAAGAAAATTTCCAACATTCATATAAAGTACAAAACTTTACATGACAAACCATGTATGCACTTATGTTTTTTCCCTTGAAAAACATAACATTGCCGTCACTTTTGAGTTTTCCTATCCATTTCCTGACTCTCCATTAGGTGCACTAATGATCTCGTGTGATTTGGTCATGCAAATAACCCTGGTGCCCAATGTCATGACAGATTACATCACCATCATTCTCATCATTATTATTGTCCCCAAATGTATGAAAGCAGCAGAGCTAAtagtcaaacccatgtctgtttcATTGTAAGTCAAGGAAACTTTCCATTATGTTGTGCTATCAATTTTATACCAGAAAGTATTAGAGAAAATATATCCAAAAGtcacttaattttattaaaaatatcttacCCACATGGAGAATACATCATAATGGGCAGATAATCAAATACATATCTATTTTTAACATAGATGGCTAGCTAGCTAGACAGTGgtattctacacacacacacacacacacaaatacacactcaTATGCTAGAGACAATtgccatgaaaaaaaataaagcagaattaagGGAATGGAGAAAGGATTCCAGAGATGCTGCTACTTAGAGGATTATCatgatgaatgaaataaaaggcTGGTGTTATACAGATTCCAGAGGAAGACCAATTGCCATTGAAAGAATAGCAAATACAAAGGACTAAATATTGTCATCCTTGATGTTATCACAGAGACCATTAGGGATGGACTAGAAAGACTAAGAGAGAGCTAAGATGGCAGTGAGTGACAGCAGAGGAAGGGACACGAGGGTGAGGAGTCGGGACATGTAGAGCTCCAGGCCAGGAGAAGGGTATAGAGTTTGTCTAAACATCTTCAAAAGTCACCAGAATATTGAGGAATAAACAGTAAAACAATCTATTAAACTCTTAAAGGATCCCTCCAGCTGCTCAGTAGAAGGAAGACTGGGAAGGGGGTTAAGGAGAGAATCAGGAAATGTGTTGGAGGCTTTACAGAATCCAGATAAGAAATGGTGGTGATTTTTACTAAACTGAAAATGCATAGAGTAGTGAGAAGTGGTTCAAAATTGGCTATATTTTGATGGAGGCCAGAGGGGAAAGAAGAGGATTGAGGCAGAGAAGACGAGTCAAGGGTGACGCCAAGGGCCAAGTGTAAGTAAAGAAGAGACATAGAATGGGGAACACTGTCTCACCCCCTTGTCCACTTGACTGTCGTTTTCTCCATCAGCTCTACAATGCCTTTCCAAGAATAATGAATTTCCTTCCGGGATCCCACCACACTCTCTTTCGTAAATGggagaaactgaaaatgtttGTTGCTAATGTGATTGAAAACCACAGGAAAGACTGGAATCCTGCTGAAGCAAGAGACTTCATTGATGCTTacctccaggagatagagaaggtgAGTGAACCTGGGTGTTTCCCTGAGGAGTGTTCTTAAAGAGCACATGGGGGGATTCTGGTttcttattgctgctgtaacaaatcaccacaaacttggGGGCTGAAAACAACCAGGGCCCTTTCCTCCAACTTCGAAACCATTGGTGTAGATTCTTCTCTGCCCCCATCCTCACATCTTCTCTTTATGTTCTACTTACTTCCCCTTATAGACTCTTGTGACTATAATGGTACACTGGGATAATCTAGAATAATCCTCCCGTATCAAGATCCTTAACTTCATCATATCTGCAAAGCTCCATCTTTCAAAAAGTATTCACCCATTCCAGAGATTAGGACATTCATATGTTTGTGAGTCATTATTCAGTCTATCACAGGGGAGaaaaaacagaggcaatatttCAGTGTGTACGAATATCATTAACTCAGAATTGATGATACAATTAGAAATAAAGATATTGGTTAAAGAGTATTtggcttgtgtgcatgctcagtcactaagtcatgtccaactctttgtaacctcatgggctgtagtccaccaggctcctctgttcatgaaatttcccaaacaagaatactggagagggtagccatttcattctcaAGGGGATCtccccatgtctcctacattgcaggcagattctctgcctgGGTAGCCCATTTGACTTGAAATCTTTGGAAAGACCAAATACTGCCTTTAATAGTCTATTCTATCCTCTACCCATATGTGAGAGACCTGtacacaaaggaaaaagaagcatTGTTTTATTCTTACTTGTCAATACCAGTCTCCTACACTTTTCTCAAGCTCCCCAGTACAGAACACAAAAGTGAAATTGAGTCTGATGCCCAGAGTTTAGCCTCAAGTGGGAGGGACTTTTGCCTTCCTCCCTCATCCCCATGTCATCCACTTTTCAATACTATTTgcaaaaagcaggaaaaaggcaaaattggaTGTCTATCCTTTAACatagtgagttcagttcagttcagtcgctcagtcatgtccgactctttgcaaccctatgaatcgcagcatgccaggcctccctgtccatcaccaactcccagagttcacccagactcacatccatcaagtcagtgatgccatccagccatctcatcctctgatccCCTGGTTAATGTTCACcattgcattttggactcattGGATTGTTTATTCCTTCCCAGGAGTTGAAAGAACGAAACattttttctgtctcctctaTTTCACCTTCTTGTTATAACATAGAAGCATTGATTCCTCCTGAAAGGAGGAGACTTCACTTGCTATGAAGTGTGCAGTTGTGGACGGCACACAGGGCAACACTGACTCATTGAAGCTTCTGGAGGAAGGTGGTAAAGATGCTGGAATGCCATTCAGAATGGCTGTTGGAATCAGAGATGTTTAACTGGGGAGGCGTGAGGATTATACTTTAGTGAAATGCATTTATTGTTTCTGGTGTCAGTAAAAGCATTTGTTGAGGACTTGTTatatgccatttcctactcacaTAATCCATAATGCCACTTGATGGGTGAatattgttatttctattttatggaaAAGGCAATTGAAATATAgacaggtttgtgtgtgtgttagtcactcagttgtgtccaactctgcaatcccctggactgtagcctgccaggctcttctgtccatgaaattctccaggcaagaatactggagtgggttgccatttccttctccaggggctcttcctgacccagggatcaaaccccagtctcctgcatttcagtcaaattctttactatctgagccaccagggaagcccaaataagttGTGGGCCTTGGTTCAGGGCTGAGATTAAAGCCCTGgaggagctgggacttgaacccaggacCTCGTGCATGCTAAGCACAAGCTCTACTACTGAGCTACACCCCATTTATAGACAGGTTTAGTGGTTTAGGAACCTGATCAAGTTGTACACATAGTGAATGCTGTGGCTAATGTAGGAACTGAAAGCTGTTTTTCCAGTGAAataacatgtgtgtatgtgtttgcgtGTGcagttgcttagtcttgtccaactcttgtggtCCCAtggatatagcccaccaggctacatgggcagaggagtctggtgggctacagtccaaggaatttttCTAgagtatggtgggctacagtccatggtattttgctggcaagaatactggaacaggttaccatttcctactccaggggatcttcccaacctaaggatcaatccagtgtctctgatgtctcctgcattggcaggcagattttttaccacaaGACCCAGGATATTAATAGATTCTCCCAAATTATggtagtaaaataaattaattgacccATTTCCATCCACCAAAACTAACAAAAGCTTCCAGCACTTGAGCCGGAGGATGATAATGATACTGCAGTAATAAGTCTCTGCATCCTGGGATGGCTAAAGGGAAAGTCATTTctcctggggggagggggtgtttcCTTCCCTGTTCTCTCTTGGGTGAAGCCCCCTGTGCTGTGGCAACTTAGAATCATCTGAAAAGTCAATAATCACTATGCTTTCTAGCACAAAGGCAATGCTACTTCGAGTTTCGATGACGAAAACCTCATCTGCAGCACCCTGGACCTCTTCTTGGCTGGAACAGAGACAACTTCAACCACCCTGCGCTGGGGATTGCTTTTCATGGCCCTGAACCCCGAAATCCAAGGTGAGCACATCAGTGTGTGTGCCTGGACCAAGTCAGAGTGCTTCTGTAAATCAGTTCTTATAAATCTTAATGTTCCTAAAAGGAAAGTTGATTTATCCTCACTAGTCAGGCGAAACGAAGCCTCAACAAGCTTCAGGAACTCTCAGCAGAAATGTTGTGGAGCAAGAGTTTGGCACCAGATTTGTATCACACCAGGGCCCACTTCCCACTCACATACTTCCCTGGGGAGCAGTCTGGAGAGCTCACTATAGCTTTAGCCATTTTGATCCTAGTTATTCCATTCCTTAGCTTAACCAGGCTTAAGGAAAATTATGGAATATTAGAATAATACAGCCTCCTCTTATTTCCCAGAAAAAGTCCAAGCTGAGATCGACAGGGTGCTCGGGCAATCACAGAAGGTGAGCACGGCCTCTCGAGAGTCCATGCCCTACACCAACGCTGTCATCCACGAGGTGCAGAGAATGGGGAACATCGTCCCCATGAACGTGCCCAGGGAGGTGACAGTGGACACCGTCCTGGCTGGATACCACCTGGTCAAGGTAATTAGAGGCTCACTCACAGCCTCAGATCTCCaagcttatattttaaatggtgtGAATCTCAACTGAAAAGTGACATGTTTTCTTCTCTTAGAGAAACACTTATGGGGAGAGGTATTTTTGCTGGTGGAATActagattttttctttcatttgggaTCTTTACAAGATTAGTTCAAATATATGTTAATAGGTGTTCTGGAGGGGAAGGGGGACTCCTAGGTCAGATGTGTTTATATGAAGACTGACTTTTCTTTGCTACGAGATTGCTCAGTGTTCTTACTCTATGATTGTGAATATCTCTGGGGATATAGCTGCAGCAATTCTCAGTCAGACTTTGCTAAGAGATCCTTTTGTTTGCCTTGGGAGAGCTTCTCACAGGATAGGGACCTGCCAGACTTATGTTGGAAAATTCTGCTTCTTAATCCTGGGGGCAGAAAATGTTGACTTATGAGGGACATGTGGGACCACTTGAACCAAAATCACATTAGTACTGCTGTTTCTAACATAACATCCCCACAGGTATTGTTTCCAGCGTTAACTTACAGCCCCTTGATGGGACTAcctcaaaagggaaaagaatccaaGCCTGTGCACtattaaataacagaaaagaggagaaggaaaccaATACTTCCTTGGTTCCTAAAGCAGTCAGGACTCTATAGATTCTTTCAAAATGTCTGATTCAGTCCTCAGAATAATTCtgctatcctcattttacaaatttgAAATCCAGGCTCAGAGAGTGATTAATCTTGTTTAAGAATTCTCAGTTACAAAGTAACAAGAGTTGGGTTCCAGAAACAGACTTGTTCTGAGTTCCAGGCTCATCTTTGTTGTCTACACCATGTTCTCTTTATAAGAGTTGCTCTACTTTGACTTTAGAAGAGTCTCCCTGCAATTGTTCTCAGTGGTTCTCTGTTAAATTCCCTGCGTTCACAGAGGAAATTCTGCTCTCTCTGCCCTGCTCTCTTAGGATCTCAGCAGACAGCTCTGCTGTGCCCCCTAGTGCCCTCTCTTTACACTGCACATACACAGTCTGCTTTCTCACCACCTTGGTCCATCTCTGTGGATGCATTGCAGTTGGCCTGAGTCCCTCTGTATGTGGAACCTGGGGTTGATCTCAAGGGAAAAACACAGGAGCATCTCCCGTGGGCTCCCCATGGTCTCTGTGCCTACAGAGCCTGTAAATGCAGTTATTCCTGCAGCAACtgtgtttgattttcttgctgatTGACCATCTTATGTGTGAAATATGAGGTCTAAAGGTTTTCACAGGTGATCTTTGCATATTCACAGCAATATATTTAACTGCAAAGAACTATCCTAACTTAAAAGATTCATTCCAACAGATTTTTTCTGATGTAATGTTCTATGAGACCTAGCGAACCAActaaatctgatttttattttatttcatttattttaatttgaagacaattactttacaatattgtggtggtttttgccatacatcaacatgaatcagccacaggtgcacatgtgtcaCCCTatgctgaacccccctcccacctccttccccaccccatccctcagggttgtcccagggcaccagctttgagtgtcctgcttcatgcatcgaacttgcactggtcatgtgttttacgtatggtaatatacatgtttcaatgctattctctcaaatcatcccaccttcacctttcccactgagtccaataatctgttctttatgtctgtgtctcttttgctgccttgcatataggatcatcattaccgtctttctaaatttcatatatatgaattaatatactgtgttggtgtttctctttctgacttacttcactttgtataataggctccagttctatccacctcattagaactgactcaaatgtgttcttcttTATAGCTGAGAAATAGTCCAtcgtgtatgtaccacaactttcttatccattcatctgccaatgggcatctaggctgcttccatgtcctacctatgtaaacagtgctgcagtgaacattggagtaaaTGTGTCTCTTTAATTCTGGttccctctgtgtgtatgcccagctgtggaattgctgggtcatatggcagaatggaactggaggaatcaacttttcTGACTTCAGCCTATACTaccaagctacagtcatcaagacagtatggtactggccaaAGACAGAagtacagatcaatggaacaaaataaaaagcccagggATAAATCCATGGAACCCTTATCTTTGAGAAGGTGaaactatacaatggagaaaagactatCTCTTTAacaggtggtgctgggaaaactggccaaccacctgtaaaagaatgaaactagaacactttctaacaccacacagaaaaataaactcaaaattaatcaaagatctaaatgtaagaccagaaactataaaactcttagaggaaaacataagcagaacactctctgacataaatcacagcaagatcctctatgacccacttcccagagtaataaataaaaataaaaataaacaaatgggacctaactaaacttaaaagcttttccacaatgaaggaaactataagcaaggttgataaggcagccttcagaatggggggaaataatagcaaatgaaacaactgacaaagaactagtctccaaaatatacaagcagctcatgtagctcaataccagagaaacaaacaactcaatcaaaaagggggccaaagaactaaacagacatttctccaaagaagacatgaaagtgaaagtgaaagtgaattcgctcagtcatgtccgactctttgcgaccctgtggactgtagcccaccacgcttctctgtccatgagattttccaggcaagagtactggagtgggttgccatttccttctccagaagatcttcctgacccagggatcgaacccaagtctcatacagatggctaataaacacatgaaaagatgctcaacatcactcatttttagagaaatgcaaatcaaaaccacagtgaggtatcatctcacacgggtcagaatggccaccattaaagtctataaacaataaatgctggagagggtgtggagacaagggaaccctcttacactggtacagtcactatgcaGAAGTGTGGGGATTCCTTACACTGACTTTTAGTAGCGACTAAAGTCCCCCTGGAGGATGTCGTGTGCAGTGCTTCTCTGTAAGCCCCGGCATGGGAGCTCTGAAGTCCTGGCTGCCAGGGTCAGGATGCGTCCCTCTATTAGCAAGGGAAAActgactgaaagcaaaagaaaagaagatgaggTAATGGATCCTTGGCCAAGGATCCTTGGCCAAGGATACATAATGAAAGCAATCCTCAAATTGTGTAAGATTTAGGTCCCACAAAGCTGGCCTGGTTGATTCGTTCAAGATGATGCAACAGAAGGACACCAGCTTAACTCTTCTTATGTAAACACAAAAATCACAATTATCTACtgggtgctcagtcgctcagtcatgtccgactctttaagatcccatggactgtaccctactaggcttttctgtccatgggattttctaggcaagattactggagtggattgccatttccttctccagggatctgctGAATAACCATTAACAAAACTGCTAAAACTTGTCAAAAAAATACACCctaattccagttttttaaggaatctccacactgttctccatagtggctgtactagtttgcattcccaccaacggtgtaagggggttcccttttctccacaccctctccagcatttattgcctctagacttttggatcacagccattctcactggcgtgaaatggtacctcattgtggttttgatttgcatttccctgataatgagtgatgttgaacatcttttcatgtgttcggataagaaagctgtggtacatatatacaatggagtattactcagccattaaaaagaatacatttgaatcagttctaatgaggtggatgactctggagcctattatacagagtgaagtaagccagaaagaaaaacaccaatagagtatactaacacatatatatggaatttagaaagatggtaacgataacctgtatgcgagacagcaaaagagacaaagatgtatagaacagtctttcggactctgtgggagagggcgagggtgggatgatttgggagaatggcattgaaacatg includes the following:
- the LOC113889806 gene encoding cytochrome P450 2J2-like, whose amino-acid sequence is MLEALGSLVAALWTTLRPGTVLLGAFVFLLFADFLKRQHPKNYPPGPLRLPFIGNFFHLDLGKGILVPQQVVKKYGNIIRLDFGVIHFIVITGLPYIKEALVNQEQNFVNRPMIPLQKHIFNNKGLVRSNGQVWKEQRRFTLTTLRNFGLGRKSLEERIQEEVTYLIQAIGEENGQPFDPHFIINNAVSNIICSITFGERFDYKDDQFQELLRLLDEILCIQASVCCQLYNAFPRIMNFLPGSHHTLFRKWEKLKMFVANVIENHRKDWNPAEARDFIDAYLQEIEKHKGNATSSFDDENLICSTLDLFLAGTETTSTTLRWGLLFMALNPEIQEKVQAEIDRVLGQSQKVSTASRESMPYTNAVIHEVQRMGNIVPMNVPREVTVDTVLAGYHLVKGTMVLTNLTALHRDPAEWATPDTFNPEHFLENGQFKKRESFLPFSIGKRMCLGEQLARTELFIFFTSLLQKFTFRPPENEKLSLKFRESLTSSPASYRLCAIPRA